A section of the Metabacillus endolithicus genome encodes:
- a CDS encoding O-methyltransferase encodes MLPNDVIMYVENLIPESPQFVKEIEQYAQEHEVPIMEKIGIEVLLLLLSMQKPTKIFEIGTAIGYSAIRMALQLPQTQIISVEMDEERFEVAQQNIKHLGLENRIITYLGDALTLADEIEKHGPFDAMFIDATKAKYKKFYDLYEPMLSKTGMIYTDNVLFKGTVARDRTELSTRRQRTLVRKLDEYNKMLSTLEGYETTFIPVGDGIAVTRRK; translated from the coding sequence ATGTTACCTAATGACGTGATCATGTATGTGGAGAACTTAATTCCAGAAAGTCCACAATTTGTTAAAGAAATAGAACAGTATGCACAAGAGCATGAAGTTCCGATAATGGAGAAGATAGGTATAGAAGTACTTTTGTTGCTTTTATCTATGCAAAAGCCAACAAAAATTTTTGAAATTGGAACGGCTATCGGGTATTCAGCTATCCGTATGGCACTTCAATTGCCACAAACACAGATTATTAGTGTTGAAATGGATGAAGAACGCTTTGAAGTAGCTCAACAAAATATTAAACATCTTGGACTAGAGAATCGGATTATCACCTATCTTGGAGATGCCTTAACACTAGCTGATGAAATAGAGAAACATGGTCCATTCGATGCTATGTTTATAGATGCTACAAAAGCTAAATATAAGAAGTTTTATGATTTATATGAACCAATGTTGTCAAAAACAGGGATGATTTATACGGATAATGTGTTATTTAAAGGAACCGTTGCAAGAGATCGTACAGAACTGAGCACAAGAAGACAACGTACACTTGTTAGAAAATTAGATGAATATAACAAGATGTTGTCTACGTTAGAAGGCTATGAAACAACATTCATTCCGGTTGGAGACGGAATTGCTGTTACTAGAAGAAAATGA